The following DNA comes from Streptomyces pristinaespiralis.
CGCCGAGGCGCACCCGGACGTGGAGTTCGGCCGTTACGTCGAGATCGTCGACGCCGACACCCTCGAGGACGCCTGCCTGGCCGCGCGTCTGGAGGCCTGGAGCGTCCTCGACTTCCGCGACCCCACCAAGATCCCGCTGGAGATCGTGATCGCGGCCGCCACCGGCGCACCGGGGTCGATCATCACGACCGCCGCCAACCAGGAGGAGGCCGAGATCGTCTACGGCGTGCTCGAACTGGGGTCGGACGGTGTGCTGATGCCGGGCCGCACCGTCGGGGACGCGACCGCGCTGCGTACGGCCGCGTCCTCCCGTACCGGTGAGATCCCCCTGGTCGAGCTGACCGTGACCGCGGCGACCCACATCGGCATGGGCGAGCGTGCCTGTGTCGACACGACCACCCACTTCCGCAAGGACGAGGGCATTCTGGTGGGCTCGCACTCCAAGGGCATGGTGCTCTGCGTCAGCGAGACGCACCCGCTGCCGTACATGCCCACGCGGCCCTTCCGGGTCAACGCGGGCGCGCTGCACTCCTACACCGTGGCGCAGAACGGGCGCACCCACTACCTGAGCGAACTGCACGCCGGCAGCTCGGTCCTGGCGGTGGACGTCAAGGGCCGCACCCGGCCGGTCAGCGTCGGCCGGGTCAAGATCGAGACCCGTCCGCTGATCTCCATCGACGCGGTCGCCCCCAACGGACAGAGCGTCAACCTGATCCTCCAGGACGACTGGCACGTACGGGTCCTTGGCCCCGGCGCCTCGGTGCTCAACAGCACGGAACTGAAGCCCGGAGACACGATCCTGGGTCACCTGCCGACGGCCGACCGTCATGTGGGCTACCCGATCAACGAGTTCTGCCTGGAGAAGTAGCAGCATCCGCAGCACATCGACGCACCGTCCGAACACGCCCCGCCCCGGCACCCTTCGTGCCGGGGCCGGCGCGCGTCCGGCCCCGTACCGCCCCGCGCTCACAGCCAGCCGTGTTCGCTCGCGATGCGCGCGGCATCGAACCGGTTGCGGCCGCCGAGCTTCTTGATGGCCGCGGAGGTCAGATTGCGTACGGTGCCGGCGGCGAGATACAGCTCCCCCGCGATCTCCTTCACGCTGGCGCCCCCGGCGGTCAGCCGCAGGACGTCCATCTCCCGGACGCTGAGCGCGGTCTCCCCCGCGACGGCCGGTCTCAGCAGCGCGGGATCCACCGTCAGGCATCCGCCCGCCACCCCCATGAGCGTGGTCACCAGTTGCGGCAGCCGCGCGTTCTTCGGCACGACGCCCAGGGCGCCCGCCGCCACGGCCCGGTCGACCACCGCGGGCGTGGCCGCGCCGACCATCAGGGCGACGCCGCACCACGGGTGCGCGGACCGGACGTCGGTCGCGGCCCGCAGAGCCTTGCCGCCCATGGTGCTCTCCCCGAGGAGCAGCACGGTCGGCCGGTGCCGTTCGACAGCGGGCATGACGGCCTCGTAGCTGGTGGCGAGACCGACGACGTCCAGCCCGTCGGTGCCGTTCAGCGTTTCCGCGAACGCTTCCAGGACGAGTTGGTGATCGCCGGCGACGACGACGCGAATGGACATGTCCTACCCCCGTGACGATGTGATGGATGATCAGGCGGACCGTCTGCGGTCCGGGGTGCGGCTCAGTGCCGCGACCAGCCGCTCCACCGCGGAACGGGCCGGCTGGTCGTCGCACCGTGCGGCGTGCGCGGCGGCTGGGGCGCCCGGGTCGACCTCGATGTGCGGTGCGCCCGCCGGCAGGGCCAGGGCGACGGCGGACGAGACGGCGTGGAAGGTCTCCACGAGCCGGTCGGACGCGCCGCACCGAGGGACGACGACGATCGAGGCGCTGACGGGCCCGATGTCCGCGGAGATCTGGCCGGGGAGCCCGGCAACCGCCTCTGTGTCCTCGGCGTCCACCTGGTAGGGCAGTGCCACGTGTCCGATGCCGGCGAGCTCCTTGCAGAGGAAGGCGGCGTTGGTCGCCGCGTCGTCACCGCGTCCCGGATGCCCCGCGCCGACCACGGCGACGGCCGCACCCGCGGCGCAGAGCCGTGCGGTGATGGCCCTGCCGATGCCCGTGGTGCCGTCGACGACCAGGACGACGCAGCCGGCGAGCGGCGCGGGCGCGTAGGACGCTGCGAGGGACACGGCCGGCTCCTTCGGGAGTTGCGACAGACTTGGGACGGTCCTGAATCCCGCCGCCCTGTCAAGAAGATCGATCAGCGGGTAACGTGCGGAAAGCGTGCGGAGGGTGAAAGGAACTCACTGTCGGCGGATGTGTGCGGGTCGGCCGAAGTGCGTTCCGAAGGGCCCTGACACGTGGGTGAATAAACGTTCAACCGTGGTCAAGGGGGAAACACCACGTGGATGAAGTTTCGTCATTGGATCAAGAGACCCTCGCGGTCTACCGCGCGATCCTGTTCCACAAGGAATACGACCCGAAACGGCTCGCGGACCTTGTGGACAGCAGTTGTGAGGAAGTCGAGGCGGCACTCGACCGGTTGTCGCAGCTCTCCCTCCTCGCACCGTCCCAAGTCGCTCCCGGCCAGCTGCGGGCGGTGAATCCGTCGCTCGGCCTGAAGGTCCTGCTCCAGCGGGAGGAACGCGAACTGGCCTGGCGTCAGCAGCGGATCGAGCAGAACCGTGCCGCCCTCGCCGCGCTCGCGGCCGAATACACCGCCTCCGGCTGGGCCGGGAACCTCGACGGAACGGAGCTTCTCGACAATGTCGACGACATCCGGATCCGCCTCGAGGCCCTCGCCGAGTCCTGCACGCGGGAATCTCTCGCGTTCCACCCCGACAACACCCTCACCGAGGGATCGGTCGAGGCGGGCCGCCCCCTCAACGAGCGGGCCCTCGCACGCGGTGTGCGCTTCCGCTCCATCTACCTGGACAGTGTCGCCAACGACCGCGTCACCAAGGCGCACGCGCAGTGGATGGCGGAGCGGCAGAGCGAGATACGGACCTCGCCGACCCTGCCGATGCGGCTGCTCATCGTCGACACGTCGGCCGCGATCGTCGCCGGCCTCCCCGGCCAGGCCCAGCCTTCGGCCCTGCTGTTCAGCAGTCCCCCGGTGGTCCTGGCCATGCGGGCGCTGTTCGAGGCGTACTGGGAGCACGCCAGCCCGATGGACGCCCCGGTCTCCCGGGCCGGCGGACTGACCCCGCAGGAGCGCAAGTTGCTCCAGCTGCTCGCCACCGGACTCACCGACGAGGCCGTGGCCAGGGCGCTGGGCATCGGGGTGCGCACCGAGCGGCGCATCGTGGCCGAGCTCATGGAACGGCTCGGGGCGTCCAGCCGGTTCGAGGCCGGCGTGCAGGCCACCCGGCGGGAGTGGATCTGACGCCGGTCCCTGCGGGCCGCCGGCACGGTGCCCGCGACGGTCATCGCGGAACTCCGGGTCCTCATCACTGTCGTCATCGTCGGCTCCGGTGCGGTTACGGCCAGACGAAGTCGTCGGGCATGCCCGGCCGCCCGGGGCGGTCGGGGAGGGCGGGAAGGTCGGGAAGCAGGGGCAGAGCCGGGCACACGATGTCGTCCAGGTCCGACGGCGTCGGCCAGACGAAGTCGTCCGCGGCGGCCGGCGCCGTCCGCGGCGCCTCGGCCGCCTGCGCCGGGGAGGCCAGCAGGATGCCGCCCAGGAACGCGGCGGCGACGGCGGATGCGGCGGCGGTACAACGGGTGGCACGGGACATGGAGTGTCTCCATTCGTGGCTGCGGGTGCGGCGTACGTTCCTATCCGGTGTCCTGAGGCGGCCGGTTCGTTACTGCCGTCCGGCGCCTGACACGAGGTAATCACCGGGAGGGGCCGGCTGTCCGTATTCAGCCAGGCCAGGAAGCTGCACGGCAGGGAGTTGCCTGGCTCCGCCGGCCACCCGGGCCGGGTCGCCGGGCGCGTACCGCGCCCTTCCCGGACACCTGTGACCTGCGGCGTTCTGCCGCACGGCCCGTGCGATCGGCCCACCGGGGGCGGGGTCGCGCCGCACCCCGTCGACATCGGCGCGGACACATCAACGCGCCATCGACCGCCGGAGCCGACGCCTCCACGATGGCACACGGGACCTCGCGAGCCGCTCGAGAGCCGCTCGAGGGCCCTGGGCCCCGAGCCTTCGAGCCGGCTGTGCGACCGTCCTGTCCGCGACTCCGGGCGCCGCGCCGTGCCCGTCGCTCCCCGTTGCCCACTCACCGGCCCGCTCGACGCCGCGCGGGCCGCTCGCTGCCCGCGCGGCACCTCACCTCGGAACGCCGGACAGGGGCACGGACAGAGCCGTGGGCGGGCCGTGCGGCCGGGCGGGCGGCTGCGGGCGCGGCTTCGGACACGGCAACGGGCCGGTGCCCGGGACGCCGTGAGGGCGTCCCGGGCACCGGCCCGTCAGGTGGAGGCGGCTGGTCGGCCGGCGCTCGGGTCCCGTCAGTAGGGGCCGTTCACGTTGTCGATCGAGCCGTACCGGTCGGCGGCGTAGTTGCACGCGGCGGTGATGTTGGCGACCGGGTCGAACAGGTCGTAGGCCGTGCCCTCGACGTGGTAGGCGTCGAAGGTGGGCTGGATGACCTGGAGCAGGCCCTTGGAGGGCGTGCCGTTGATGGCGTTGATGTCCCAGTTGTTGATGGCCAGCGGGTTGCCGGAGGACTCACGCATGATGTTGCGGTGGATGCCTTCGTAGCTTCCCGGGATGCCGTGCTGGGCCATGACGTCCAGCGATTCGCGGATCCAGCCGTCGAGGTTGTTCGCGTAGGCCGGCTTCGCGGGCGCCGCGGCGGCCTGGGCCACCGGTGCGCTCTTCCGCTCGGAGCGGTCCGCGCGGGCCGTCTCGGCGGCGCGCTCGGCCTTCTCGGACGTCTCGGCCTCTTCCGCGGCCTTCGGGGCGGCCTTCGCCTCGGCCTGCGGCTTCGCCTTGGGCGCTGCTTCGGCCTTGGCGCCGATGGTCAGCCGGAGACCGGGGTGAATCAGCGCCGGGTCAGCTCCGACGGCCTTCCGGTTGTCCTTGTAGAGCTGCTTCCAGCCGCCGTTCAGGGAATGCTCTTCGGCGATCTTGTAAAGCGAGTCACCGGCGACCACGGAATACGTGACGGTGCCGGCCTTCTTCGCGACCGCCTGCGCGGCGGCGGCGACCGTCTTGGCCGGGGCCACGGTCCGCTCGGCCGCGGCGGGGGCCGCCGCGGGTGCCGCGTGAGCAGCGGTGCCGCCGATGAGCGGCAGGGCGAGCGCGGCGCCGCCCGTGCCGGCCGCGACGAGTCCACGGGTCAGTGAACGGGACTTGGGACGACGGTGCTTACCCTTTGCGGGCATGGCGAATTCCTCTCCGTCGCCTGCGAGGTGAGCTGTCGGGTTCGGGCTGGAGATGCCCGGCCGCAGGTGAATGCGACTTAACCCCGAGCCGTTCCGGATTCCGGTTCGGCGACTTACCTGGTTCCCCCGCTCCTGCCGTACGTGAAGTGTGGGTGCGGTTTCCGGACGGCGGCAGGATTCGGCGGTCCACCCGGATTGACGGTGACCGTAAGCGAGAGCGTCCCCGCGAAACAAGTGCCGAATTACTGATCACAATCCGAATGGGGCTTCCGCGCGCGGCTTTTCAATTGTCGGTTCCCCGTCAAGAAACTCAAAGCCCTTCCCGGGAAAGGGAAGTACGTCGTCCGGCGTCACCTTCCGGACCGCCGGGCAG
Coding sequences within:
- a CDS encoding response regulator transcription factor, which produces MSIRVVVAGDHQLVLEAFAETLNGTDGLDVVGLATSYEAVMPAVERHRPTVLLLGESTMGGKALRAATDVRSAHPWCGVALMVGAATPAVVDRAVAAGALGVVPKNARLPQLVTTLMGVAGGCLTVDPALLRPAVAGETALSVREMDVLRLTAGGASVKEIAGELYLAAGTVRNLTSAAIKKLGGRNRFDAARIASEHGWL
- a CDS encoding LysM peptidoglycan-binding domain-containing protein; the encoded protein is MPAKGKHRRPKSRSLTRGLVAAGTGGAALALPLIGGTAAHAAPAAAPAAAERTVAPAKTVAAAAQAVAKKAGTVTYSVVAGDSLYKIAEEHSLNGGWKQLYKDNRKAVGADPALIHPGLRLTIGAKAEAAPKAKPQAEAKAAPKAAEEAETSEKAERAAETARADRSERKSAPVAQAAAAPAKPAYANNLDGWIRESLDVMAQHGIPGSYEGIHRNIMRESSGNPLAINNWDINAINGTPSKGLLQVIQPTFDAYHVEGTAYDLFDPVANITAACNYAADRYGSIDNVNGPY
- a CDS encoding 3-dehydroquinate synthase II; its protein translation is MTDAKLCWLDIRDAGSATAAILEEAVHQRIDGVVAADPAAFTGLPPTVRKILLYPDGNVPDDIGTADLVVVPGGKDARAPLAEAHPDVEFGRYVEIVDADTLEDACLAARLEAWSVLDFRDPTKIPLEIVIAAATGAPGSIITTAANQEEAEIVYGVLELGSDGVLMPGRTVGDATALRTAASSRTGEIPLVELTVTAATHIGMGERACVDTTTHFRKDEGILVGSHSKGMVLCVSETHPLPYMPTRPFRVNAGALHSYTVAQNGRTHYLSELHAGSSVLAVDVKGRTRPVSVGRVKIETRPLISIDAVAPNGQSVNLILQDDWHVRVLGPGASVLNSTELKPGDTILGHLPTADRHVGYPINEFCLEK
- a CDS encoding helix-turn-helix transcriptional regulator, giving the protein MDQETLAVYRAILFHKEYDPKRLADLVDSSCEEVEAALDRLSQLSLLAPSQVAPGQLRAVNPSLGLKVLLQREERELAWRQQRIEQNRAALAALAAEYTASGWAGNLDGTELLDNVDDIRIRLEALAESCTRESLAFHPDNTLTEGSVEAGRPLNERALARGVRFRSIYLDSVANDRVTKAHAQWMAERQSEIRTSPTLPMRLLIVDTSAAIVAGLPGQAQPSALLFSSPPVVLAMRALFEAYWEHASPMDAPVSRAGGLTPQERKLLQLLATGLTDEAVARALGIGVRTERRIVAELMERLGASSRFEAGVQATRREWI
- a CDS encoding Rossmann-fold NAD(P)-binding domain-containing protein; the encoded protein is MSLAASYAPAPLAGCVVLVVDGTTGIGRAITARLCAAGAAVAVVGAGHPGRGDDAATNAAFLCKELAGIGHVALPYQVDAEDTEAVAGLPGQISADIGPVSASIVVVPRCGASDRLVETFHAVSSAVALALPAGAPHIEVDPGAPAAAHAARCDDQPARSAVERLVAALSRTPDRRRSA